The stretch of DNA ATAATAAAgaacatttcccataatgcactGGTTCCTGTTATTTACTTTTGAATTTTACAGTCTGACATAAAATTGGAAAGGTGACAGAAAGTCTTTTATGGCTGCAAACAGACAAATCTAAGCTTGTGTGAAGTTGTCACCATGTTGAGTTTTCCACGGAACAGGAAAGAggcttttttttctcctctctgtaAATCCTCTTTCTCATAATCCAGGCAACCATGGAGTTCAGCTCCAAGGACATGGCCTTGAAGGCGCAGAAGAAGATCCTCAGCAGCATGGCCAACAGGAGCTCTGTGCAAATGTTCATCGACGACACCACAAGCGAGATCCTGGATGAACTGTACCGGGTCTCCAAGGAGTACACGGGCAACAAAGCCGAGGCACAGAAGATCCTCAAAAACCTGATCAAGATCGCGGTGAAGATCGGCTTGCTGTTCAGGAACAACCGTTTCAATGAGGAGGAACTGGTGATAGCTAAAGACTTCAAGAAGAAGCTCAATCAAGGAGCCATGACAGCTACCAGCTTCTACGAGGTAAACTCACACATCCTGAAAGGGATCGTCTGCTCATTCTGAAGCCTGTTTCTGACAAAGTCATAAAAAAGTCACTATCGGACCGGTTGTATATTATCTTCATGaaaagcctctgtttggagaaataggaGTGATATCTGACATGGTAACATAAATTTTATGACATAACAAACTGTATACACTGGAGCTGTTTACGGATTAAATCAGTACATTTTGAGCCTAGAAATCAAGACAAACCGTAGCAGTAGCAAAATACTTTGTTCTGAAGGTTGGTCTAGCTGCTCCATTGCAGCataagcaggtctaccattggcttgaCTACGTTTAgactggaccaatcacagcactgttTGTTGGACGAGCTTCGCCCCGTGACAGAAgagcttttttaaagaaatttATACGAGAATGGCAGAGCTGTGGTAGAGCAAAACAGCAGAGGTGTCGGCGGCTTAGGAATGGCGCTtgcttgaaacagctttggcatcacctTTGGACgaattagacttgggcttttcttcaaGACAGACTTTC from Nothobranchius furzeri strain GRZ-AD chromosome 5, NfurGRZ-RIMD1, whole genome shotgun sequence encodes:
- the tnfaip8l2b gene encoding tumor necrosis factor, alpha-induced protein 8-like protein 2 B, with the translated sequence MEFSSKDMALKAQKKILSSMANRSSVQMFIDDTTSEILDELYRVSKEYTGNKAEAQKILKNLIKIAVKIGLLFRNNRFNEEELVIAKDFKKKLNQGAMTATSFYEVDFTFEQTVMSDLLSDCRDLLLKLVNTHLTTKSHDRINRVFNHYSDPQLLTKLYDPSGPFRPHLTKICKGLNKLMEDGTI